From the Photobacterium sp. GJ3 genome, one window contains:
- a CDS encoding NAD(P)H-dependent oxidoreductase: MSNVLIINAHEPSPFSEGKLNAALVEKARAQLESKDHEVRVVTMQDDIVVDEQLAHFEWADRVILQSPVNWMTIPWSFKKYMDDVFTAGMGGALCAFDGRTPEEPKKNYGTGGTRTDTKYMLSFTFNAPEESFNDDSEYLFQGRSVDDLMFHMHANFRFFGMSALPTFACYDVMKNADIENDFARFEAHLDANF, translated from the coding sequence ATGAGTAACGTTCTAATCATTAACGCACACGAACCATCTCCATTTTCTGAAGGCAAGCTAAATGCGGCTTTGGTCGAGAAAGCTCGCGCCCAGTTAGAGTCAAAGGATCACGAAGTTCGCGTGGTGACGATGCAAGATGACATCGTGGTTGATGAACAACTAGCACATTTTGAGTGGGCAGACCGAGTCATTCTTCAGTCGCCAGTCAACTGGATGACGATTCCGTGGTCTTTCAAGAAATACATGGATGATGTATTTACCGCTGGAATGGGTGGTGCGCTATGTGCATTTGATGGTCGGACACCAGAGGAGCCAAAGAAAAATTACGGCACTGGCGGCACCCGCACTGATACTAAATACATGCTGTCTTTCACATTCAACGCGCCTGAAGAATCATTTAATGACGATAGTGAGTACCTATTCCAAGGTCGTAGTGTTGATGATTTGATGTTCCACATGCATGCCAACTTCCGCTTCTTTGGCATGTCTGCATTGCCTACTTTCGCTTGCTATGACGTCATGAAAAACGCGGACATTGAGAACGACTTCGCTCGCTTTGAAGCCCACCTAGACGCCAATTTTTAA
- a CDS encoding bifunctional UDP-sugar hydrolase/5'-nucleotidase has product MKKTIHRPSLVTLVAALLGTSSYAVAEVHQVTLLHTNDIESVYEPVDAFWNPAITRIGGIPYLATLIKETRAKEKTSFLLDAGDIFTGSLAKKSKGKLSFDLYSAMGYDAITLGNHEFEYGWETLKQTMPRAAYPVLNANIKFEQNDAPFAQPYTILEQNGVRVGVIGVMGIDAFYNTMWKGNRKGLTIDNPIEVTQYWVDKIRDDVDMIVVLTHQNKTAPMQTDKEADPEVQRGFDEDYDMAGKLKGVDVIFGGHSDHGLWKPVVHPKTGTVIGLTFGQGKYLGYTKFSVDTDKHDVKLLEGKLIPVESDKLKRDEKTSQLIETARNKHPELTQTLATLNKTAYRSYYRESNVGNLVADMMRTAANADISMISSGSIRVDLNQGPVTMENIMDLFPFTDKLSLVELTGKQVKDLLEYSYTLPYGLAQFSGIEAQYDSQKPEGNRLLALNINGSAVDDDQVYKVATYSYAASGGDGYKVFAEGKMLSETGSITQVLIDQLKAQKNVQVPALGRQIDVSKQ; this is encoded by the coding sequence ATGAAGAAAACCATTCACAGACCAAGCCTGGTGACGCTGGTCGCTGCGCTGTTGGGCACATCCTCCTATGCCGTTGCCGAAGTGCATCAGGTTACGCTGCTACATACCAACGACATTGAAAGTGTCTATGAGCCCGTTGATGCATTTTGGAACCCAGCGATCACCCGAATCGGAGGTATCCCCTATCTCGCCACACTCATCAAAGAAACGAGAGCGAAAGAAAAGACAAGTTTCCTCCTTGATGCTGGTGACATTTTCACGGGATCACTGGCAAAAAAATCTAAAGGGAAGCTCTCTTTCGATTTATACAGCGCCATGGGCTACGACGCAATCACACTGGGAAATCACGAGTTTGAATACGGTTGGGAAACGCTCAAGCAAACGATGCCCAGAGCCGCTTACCCCGTGTTGAATGCGAATATCAAATTTGAGCAAAATGACGCTCCTTTTGCTCAGCCTTATACCATTCTTGAACAGAATGGTGTTCGAGTGGGTGTCATTGGCGTGATGGGGATTGATGCCTTCTATAACACGATGTGGAAAGGGAACAGAAAAGGTTTAACCATTGATAACCCCATTGAAGTAACCCAATACTGGGTGGACAAAATTCGTGATGACGTCGATATGATTGTTGTTCTGACTCACCAGAATAAAACCGCCCCAATGCAAACCGACAAAGAAGCCGATCCAGAAGTACAACGTGGTTTCGATGAAGACTATGACATGGCGGGCAAATTGAAAGGGGTTGACGTCATTTTTGGTGGCCATTCCGACCATGGTTTGTGGAAACCCGTTGTTCATCCTAAAACAGGCACAGTTATCGGCTTAACTTTCGGGCAAGGGAAATACCTTGGCTACACAAAATTTTCCGTCGATACTGATAAACATGATGTCAAGCTGCTTGAAGGTAAACTGATTCCGGTTGAATCAGACAAACTGAAGCGCGATGAGAAAACCAGCCAGTTAATTGAAACCGCACGCAACAAACACCCGGAACTGACGCAGACATTAGCGACGCTGAACAAAACCGCTTACCGCAGCTATTACCGGGAATCAAATGTCGGTAACTTGGTTGCCGATATGATGCGCACTGCTGCAAATGCCGACATCAGTATGATCAGCTCTGGCAGTATACGTGTCGATCTGAACCAAGGCCCGGTGACCATGGAAAATATAATGGATCTCTTCCCATTCACCGATAAGCTGTCTCTGGTTGAGCTGACAGGAAAACAAGTCAAAGATCTGCTGGAGTACAGTTACACTCTCCCTTACGGATTAGCGCAATTCTCGGGTATCGAGGCACAATACGATAGTCAGAAACCAGAAGGAAACCGTTTACTGGCACTCAATATCAATGGCAGCGCAGTTGATGACGACCAGGTTTACAAGGTCGCGACCTATTCTTATGCTGCGAGTGGTGGCGATGGCTATAAAGTGTTTGCTGAGGGTAAAATGCTGTCTGAAACAGGCTCGATCACTCAAGTACTGATTGATCAGCTGAAAGCGCAGAAAAACGTTCAGGTGCCCGCTCTAGGCCGTCAAATCGACGTATCCAAACAATAA
- a CDS encoding Gfo/Idh/MocA family protein, which translates to MNWGILGTSFISGVMAEAIKGDDQSELYAVAGRSADNLSAFARQHAVEKTYTDYEMLLRDEQVDIIYIALPNHLHHDFILKAAQQGKAILCEKSLSIDMAKTELALQAVRQHQVFFAEGLMYLHHPLIRELVAVLESGEIGELRSIHTSYIASIAQFVNPESKGALYNLGCYPVSLVYLVVKTMLGEQAFENRTLQAVSRRGADNNICESSLLMSFGEQNSAFVHTAEDHGLKHQFTILGSQGCITMVSNPWLPARENHFSVEIYETSKRDIAVTAQGDAFFYQVRQIREAVEAGRKELVSPCATWQDSCNIMQLLTEWESLGHE; encoded by the coding sequence ATGAATTGGGGAATTCTTGGAACAAGTTTTATTTCTGGCGTGATGGCAGAAGCGATCAAAGGCGACGATCAAAGTGAGCTGTATGCCGTGGCCGGCCGTTCAGCGGATAACTTATCTGCGTTTGCCAGGCAGCATGCTGTTGAGAAAACCTACACAGATTATGAAATGCTTTTGCGTGATGAACAGGTCGATATCATTTACATCGCTTTGCCGAATCACCTTCACCATGATTTTATCCTGAAAGCGGCGCAACAAGGCAAAGCGATTCTGTGTGAGAAGTCGCTTTCGATTGATATGGCGAAAACTGAGCTGGCACTGCAAGCCGTCAGGCAACACCAGGTGTTTTTTGCCGAAGGTTTGATGTACCTGCATCATCCATTGATTCGTGAGCTGGTTGCGGTGCTTGAATCTGGAGAAATCGGTGAACTGCGCTCGATTCATACATCGTACATCGCTTCGATTGCGCAGTTCGTCAATCCGGAGAGCAAAGGCGCTTTATATAATCTGGGGTGTTACCCGGTGTCTTTAGTGTATCTGGTTGTGAAAACGATGCTGGGCGAACAAGCTTTCGAGAATCGTACTCTGCAGGCAGTGAGCCGAAGGGGAGCGGATAACAATATTTGTGAATCGAGCTTACTGATGAGTTTTGGTGAACAAAACTCTGCTTTTGTCCATACCGCTGAAGACCATGGTTTGAAGCATCAGTTTACGATCCTTGGCAGTCAGGGTTGTATCACCATGGTATCGAATCCGTGGCTTCCGGCACGAGAAAACCACTTCAGTGTTGAAATCTATGAAACTTCAAAACGCGATATCGCAGTCACCGCCCAAGGCGATGCATTCTTTTATCAGGTACGGCAAATACGTGAAGCGGTAGAAGCCGGACGAAAGGAACTGGTGAGCCCCTGTGCAACCTGGCAAGACTCATGCAACATCATGCAGTTGCTCACAGAGTGGGAAAGTCTCGGTCATGAATAA
- a CDS encoding helix-turn-helix domain-containing protein — protein MKAKVEVDQKGRKSVVDACTEPCAIEKGMRILGSKWKGSIIYHLKDGPVRFNDLSRMLGGASKKMVDQRLKELESENMVIRRVLNEKPLAVSYELTEFGHSALTILDELRKWSESNNVQLK, from the coding sequence ATGAAAGCAAAAGTTGAAGTTGACCAAAAAGGGCGCAAGAGCGTTGTTGATGCCTGTACCGAGCCTTGTGCGATAGAAAAAGGTATGAGGATTTTAGGTTCAAAATGGAAGGGCTCAATTATCTACCATCTGAAAGATGGTCCAGTGAGATTCAATGACCTTTCAAGAATGTTGGGCGGTGCAAGCAAGAAGATGGTCGACCAGCGTCTAAAAGAACTAGAAAGTGAAAACATGGTAATACGTCGTGTGCTCAATGAAAAACCATTGGCAGTCAGTTACGAGCTCACCGAGTTTGGGCACAGTGCGTTAACGATTCTCGATGAGTTGAGAAAATGGTCTGAAAGCAACAACGTGCAGCTTAAATAG
- a CDS encoding LysR family transcriptional regulator → MDKLTSMRVFAYVVEHGSFRNAAHHFDLSPTMIGKHVRFLEQSLGTQLIHRTTRKQSLTEAGKLYYQECHRIIEDISNAENLIHTLVNRPRGTVKVNCPVTYGKRILAPIVADFLAQYPDIHVALMLDNHLIDPFRSDADVIIRIGELVDSSLVARKLGNYEMTYCAAPSYLEQHGQINSLTDLSHHSCLGFQYHQGECQQVINLPSNTFRRNNTRLTSNNGDVLKYASIQGAGVLLQPKILVEQEIASGHLVEILKDAVPKAKPIHLLYRSKHLSLKNRTFIDFVLGAVNLGDVIVR, encoded by the coding sequence ATGGACAAACTGACCAGCATGAGAGTGTTCGCGTATGTTGTCGAACACGGCAGCTTTCGCAACGCAGCTCACCACTTTGATCTTTCCCCCACCATGATCGGCAAACATGTCCGTTTTTTAGAACAAAGCTTGGGGACACAACTGATTCATCGCACCACAAGAAAACAGTCCCTGACCGAAGCAGGAAAACTTTACTACCAAGAGTGCCATCGCATTATTGAAGACATTAGCAATGCAGAAAACCTGATCCATACATTAGTGAACAGGCCACGAGGAACAGTAAAAGTGAACTGCCCGGTGACGTATGGAAAAAGAATTCTTGCCCCGATCGTAGCCGATTTTCTTGCTCAGTACCCTGATATCCATGTGGCGTTAATGCTCGACAATCATCTGATCGACCCGTTTCGCTCCGATGCCGACGTGATCATTCGGATCGGTGAACTGGTGGATTCTTCACTGGTCGCAAGAAAATTAGGCAACTACGAGATGACCTACTGTGCCGCCCCGAGTTATCTTGAACAGCATGGACAGATCAATTCATTAACTGATCTCAGCCATCACAGCTGCCTTGGCTTTCAATACCATCAAGGGGAATGCCAGCAAGTCATCAATTTGCCGTCCAATACCTTTCGCCGCAACAACACCCGGCTCACCTCAAATAATGGTGATGTCTTGAAATATGCATCCATTCAAGGCGCTGGCGTGCTGCTTCAGCCAAAGATATTGGTCGAACAGGAAATCGCATCAGGGCACTTAGTGGAAATACTCAAAGACGCGGTTCCGAAAGCCAAGCCGATTCACCTTCTGTATCGTTCAAAGCATCTGTCTCTGAAAAACCGCACCTTCATTGATTTTGTACTTGGTGCAGTAAATTTGGGGGACGTGATCGTGAGATAA
- a CDS encoding DsbA family oxidoreductase produces MNNTVKIDIISDVVCPWCIIGYNHLKAAINELGIEDRIDIEWQPFELNPDMPAEGENLREHVARKYGSTVEESKNARIRIAGIGAEHGFEFNYFDDMKMVNTFDAHILLDYAKGFGKQSELKIRLFTAFFSEQKDISDREVLKKELISVGLDAEEGMRWLDDMQRRSAIRTTEKQWQTMGVSSVPTVIFNREHGVSGAHPVEGYKQILTELMAQANQS; encoded by the coding sequence ATGAACAATACAGTTAAAATCGACATCATTAGTGATGTCGTCTGCCCTTGGTGCATCATTGGCTACAACCATTTAAAAGCTGCGATTAACGAGCTTGGAATTGAGGATCGCATCGATATCGAGTGGCAGCCGTTTGAGCTGAATCCTGATATGCCTGCTGAAGGTGAAAATCTTCGTGAACACGTAGCACGCAAATATGGCAGCACAGTAGAAGAAAGTAAAAATGCGCGTATTCGCATCGCTGGCATCGGTGCTGAACATGGCTTCGAGTTTAATTACTTTGATGACATGAAGATGGTGAACACGTTTGACGCACACATTCTACTTGATTACGCCAAAGGCTTTGGCAAGCAAAGTGAACTAAAGATACGTCTGTTTACGGCTTTTTTCAGTGAACAGAAAGACATCTCTGACCGTGAAGTTCTAAAAAAAGAACTTATCTCTGTAGGTCTTGATGCTGAAGAAGGCATGCGTTGGTTAGATGATATGCAGCGACGCAGTGCGATACGTACCACTGAGAAGCAATGGCAGACAATGGGCGTTTCAAGCGTACCAACAGTGATTTTTAACAGAGAACATGGTGTTTCTGGTGCACATCCAGTGGAAGGTTACAAACAAATCTTAACTGAGTTAATGGCTCAGGCGAATCAAAGCTAG
- a CDS encoding peroxiredoxin family protein produces MTYSQKLKAGDAFPTLEATKLDGTKVKLGQPQGDATWQAVFVYRGKHCPLCTKYLNEIESYKQAFSDSDVDILAVSGDSKQQLEQHLEKLDISFPIAYGLTEQQMKTLGLYISLPRSEAETDHNFAEPGLFVVNEHGKLHVVDISNNPFVRPELGALTRGLAWIRNPENHYPIRGTLDY; encoded by the coding sequence ATGACATACTCACAAAAACTCAAAGCGGGTGACGCTTTTCCTACATTAGAGGCAACAAAGCTGGATGGAACCAAAGTCAAACTAGGCCAACCTCAAGGTGATGCAACATGGCAAGCGGTGTTTGTCTATCGTGGTAAACATTGCCCACTCTGCACTAAATATCTGAATGAAATTGAGAGCTATAAACAAGCATTTAGTGACTCAGACGTTGATATTCTGGCTGTCTCTGGTGACTCGAAGCAACAATTGGAGCAACACCTAGAAAAGCTCGATATCAGTTTTCCAATCGCCTATGGTCTTACTGAGCAACAAATGAAGACTCTGGGGCTTTATATATCACTACCACGCTCTGAAGCCGAAACCGACCATAACTTTGCAGAGCCGGGGTTGTTTGTCGTCAATGAACACGGCAAATTACACGTGGTTGACATATCCAATAACCCGTTTGTAAGACCTGAACTCGGTGCACTGACCCGAGGTTTGGCATGGATTCGTAACCCAGAGAACCACTACCCCATCCGTGGCACGCTAGACTACTGA
- a CDS encoding ROK family protein: MNVLVDNDCVMLALAEKWMDGRSEQDFCILNIDYGIGSSFLINNQIYRGKMFGSGQIGHIKAVDNGTVCGCGREGCLETEASSKALCRKYRQQSLSQKKSLNRYTKEDMGFSDFVALYLEQDPIALSVAECAATIIGQSLYNLLITLNINKIILYGNTCSLGKPWLDTIKQQTLANPFEDKYARRQDQTLLCFGNLSEVERIIGMSYLWVEQELDSLFGW; encoded by the coding sequence GTGAACGTATTAGTCGATAATGATTGTGTTATGCTGGCTTTGGCAGAAAAGTGGATGGACGGGCGCAGCGAGCAAGACTTCTGCATCCTGAATATTGATTATGGTATTGGTTCTTCATTCCTAATCAATAATCAAATCTACCGCGGAAAAATGTTTGGTAGTGGCCAGATTGGACATATTAAAGCTGTTGATAATGGTACTGTTTGTGGCTGTGGACGAGAAGGCTGTCTAGAAACTGAAGCGAGTTCTAAAGCGTTGTGTAGAAAATATCGTCAGCAGAGTTTATCTCAAAAAAAATCGCTTAATCGCTACACCAAAGAGGATATGGGTTTTAGTGATTTTGTTGCGTTATATCTAGAACAAGATCCTATTGCTTTAAGTGTTGCTGAGTGCGCTGCGACTATTATTGGCCAATCTCTCTATAACTTACTAATCACGTTGAATATTAATAAGATTATTCTTTATGGAAATACATGCTCCTTAGGTAAACCCTGGCTGGATACAATAAAGCAACAAACACTCGCAAATCCTTTTGAAGACAAATATGCGAGGCGTCAAGATCAAACGTTGCTATGTTTTGGTAACCTCTCGGAGGTTGAGCGTATTATAGGTATGAGCTATTTATGGGTCGAACAGGAGCTTGATAGCTTGTTTGGGTGGTAA
- a CDS encoding carboxymuconolactone decarboxylase family protein yields MSTEFTYYNAETAPEESKALVEQSQKGFGMLPNLHAVLAEAPATYEAYNTVFDLFMKNTTLSPLEQQVVFMTANFENNCHYCVPGHTWMMKAGKMPDDVIEALREGTTIPDTKLQALHDFTKALLDNRGHIGNQRLQAFIDAGFTKRQALEVLTGLSAKLISNFTNALAHTEPDAPFQKFAWTHPSER; encoded by the coding sequence ATGAGCACTGAATTTACTTACTACAATGCAGAAACGGCCCCTGAAGAGTCTAAAGCACTGGTAGAACAGTCACAAAAAGGCTTCGGAATGCTGCCAAACCTGCACGCCGTTCTCGCTGAAGCACCGGCAACCTACGAAGCATACAACACCGTCTTCGACCTATTTATGAAGAACACGACATTAAGTCCACTAGAGCAGCAAGTGGTCTTTATGACTGCAAACTTTGAAAATAACTGTCACTACTGCGTTCCTGGTCATACTTGGATGATGAAAGCGGGCAAAATGCCAGATGACGTTATTGAGGCATTGCGTGAAGGTACAACTATTCCTGATACGAAGCTGCAAGCACTGCATGATTTTACCAAGGCGCTGCTTGATAACCGTGGTCATATTGGTAATCAAAGACTGCAAGCATTTATAGACGCAGGCTTTACCAAACGCCAAGCACTGGAAGTTCTGACGGGGTTGTCTGCAAAGCTTATCTCAAACTTCACCAACGCATTGGCACACACTGAACCAGATGCGCCGTTCCAAAAGTTTGCGTGGACGCACCCTAGCGAGCGTTAA
- a CDS encoding molybdopterin-dependent oxidoreductase, with amino-acid sequence MAREKKNPPRGIFEFYEKHPKSADQKIFGRVSFPDRRGFLKGAGLATMAAVLGGAIPFHRNMPAGMIPAAFAEGLDDVVIEGKDGLTVLNDRPMNAETPPHLLNDDITPTARHFIRNNGVPPAEVNADAWKFTIDGLVDKPMTLTIADLKKNFEVVKQQLVIECGGNGRAFFEPKATGNQWTYGAVACSEWTGVRLADVLKAAGVKDNAVYTAHYGADKHLSGQEGKLPISRGVPIEKAMGSDNLIAFAQNGESLHPMNGAPLRLVVPGWPGSCSQKWLTRIQIRDQIHDGPKMTGTSYRVPNRPVAPGEKVDEKDFEIIERMPVKSLITSPQTNTQVSGSEVAVRGHAWSGDRKVEKVQVSIDFGATWMDTELAAPANKGAWQTFNLKVKFPQPGYYEIWAKATDDQGVSQPFAIAWNPKGYLNNTFHRVAVVVNGSLT; translated from the coding sequence ATGGCCAGAGAGAAGAAAAATCCACCACGAGGTATCTTCGAGTTTTACGAAAAGCACCCAAAGTCTGCAGACCAGAAGATCTTTGGCCGGGTCAGCTTTCCGGACAGACGCGGTTTTCTGAAAGGCGCCGGTTTAGCCACGATGGCTGCCGTGCTCGGGGGCGCGATTCCATTTCACCGCAACATGCCTGCCGGGATGATTCCGGCTGCATTTGCTGAAGGTCTTGACGATGTCGTGATTGAAGGAAAAGACGGCTTAACCGTTTTGAATGACCGGCCCATGAATGCAGAAACACCACCTCATCTGCTGAATGACGATATTACCCCCACTGCGCGTCACTTCATTCGCAATAATGGTGTCCCTCCGGCTGAGGTCAATGCGGATGCATGGAAGTTCACGATTGACGGTCTGGTCGATAAACCCATGACATTAACCATTGCTGATCTGAAGAAAAACTTCGAGGTGGTCAAGCAGCAATTGGTTATCGAGTGCGGTGGGAACGGACGTGCCTTTTTTGAACCCAAAGCGACAGGGAATCAATGGACATACGGGGCTGTCGCCTGTTCGGAGTGGACTGGTGTTCGACTGGCTGATGTACTGAAAGCAGCAGGTGTAAAAGACAATGCTGTTTACACGGCTCACTACGGTGCGGACAAGCACCTGTCGGGGCAGGAAGGAAAATTACCCATTTCACGGGGTGTCCCCATCGAGAAAGCAATGGGCAGCGACAACCTGATTGCCTTTGCGCAAAACGGTGAGTCACTGCACCCCATGAACGGTGCTCCATTACGGCTGGTTGTGCCTGGTTGGCCTGGCTCCTGTTCGCAAAAGTGGCTGACACGAATTCAAATCCGGGATCAGATCCATGATGGCCCCAAAATGACCGGGACTTCATACCGCGTGCCGAACCGTCCCGTTGCACCCGGTGAAAAAGTAGACGAAAAAGATTTTGAGATTATCGAACGGATGCCGGTGAAATCTCTGATCACATCGCCACAAACCAATACTCAGGTTTCAGGCAGTGAAGTCGCCGTTCGCGGTCATGCATGGTCTGGCGATCGCAAAGTGGAAAAAGTGCAGGTTTCCATCGACTTTGGCGCCACCTGGATGGATACAGAACTTGCAGCTCCGGCCAATAAAGGGGCCTGGCAGACCTTCAATCTCAAGGTGAAGTTCCCGCAACCCGGCTACTATGAAATTTGGGCAAAAGCCACGGATGATCAAGGGGTCAGCCAACCTTTTGCGATTGCCTGGAATCCCAAAGGTTACCTGAACAACACCTTCCATCGGGTCGCTGTCGTCGTCAACGGATCACTGACATGA
- a CDS encoding zinc dependent phospholipase C family protein — MPGAFAHITAVNVASANNAMQALNMPNKAKKALAQNKRYLELGCVSPDFPYLAILNSAQNKWADEMHYNDVGTLINVLIQEVKAVEHEHFDKAFAWLCGFVSHVAADITIHPVVEMKVGPYAENAKQHRICEMNQDAYIWPSRMQLGQLGLADRVKENIGSCVDSQDDSRIDPIIRQIWCNALSVVYPAYANECEPDIHAWHQGFQTVVNHAEESHRLFPWARHVAARHGLTYPLQEEVNPVYIEHLETPDGLKHYDEIFDKAVETIQLFWEQTASCVFENQTTGFFKNWNLDTGYCEDGQLTAWRAL; from the coding sequence ATGCCTGGTGCTTTTGCTCACATCACAGCGGTCAATGTGGCTTCTGCCAACAATGCGATGCAGGCGCTAAACATGCCGAACAAAGCTAAAAAAGCTTTAGCGCAAAACAAAAGGTACTTAGAGCTGGGTTGTGTCAGCCCCGACTTCCCTTATCTCGCCATTCTGAATTCAGCACAAAACAAGTGGGCCGATGAAATGCACTACAACGATGTGGGTACGTTGATCAATGTGCTCATTCAGGAGGTCAAAGCAGTCGAACACGAACACTTTGACAAAGCCTTTGCCTGGCTATGCGGCTTTGTTTCACATGTCGCTGCTGATATTACGATTCATCCGGTCGTGGAAATGAAAGTGGGTCCTTATGCGGAAAACGCAAAACAACACAGGATCTGTGAGATGAATCAGGATGCTTATATCTGGCCATCCAGAATGCAACTCGGACAGCTCGGTTTGGCCGATCGTGTCAAAGAGAATATCGGCAGTTGTGTCGACAGTCAGGACGATAGTCGCATCGATCCAATCATCCGGCAAATTTGGTGTAATGCCCTTTCCGTTGTCTATCCTGCATACGCAAATGAATGTGAGCCGGACATTCACGCCTGGCATCAAGGTTTTCAGACGGTTGTGAATCATGCCGAGGAGTCACACCGATTATTCCCATGGGCACGTCATGTTGCCGCCAGACACGGGTTAACTTACCCGCTTCAAGAGGAAGTCAATCCAGTTTATATCGAGCATTTAGAAACACCGGATGGCCTGAAACACTATGATGAGATCTTTGATAAAGCCGTTGAAACGATCCAATTATTTTGGGAACAAACTGCGAGTTGTGTATTTGAAAACCAGACGACAGGCTTTTTCAAAAATTGGAATTTAGATACCGGCTACTGTGAAGATGGTCAGCTGACTGCATGGAGGGCGCTATGA
- a CDS encoding putative quinol monooxygenase, with protein MSSKITVVATLVAKENKTEILKNALSALIVPSREEDGCIRYDLHQSIENPAKFTVLEEYQNQSALDYHNSQPYLSHLINQLDTLAENVDIATYLTIS; from the coding sequence ATGAGTTCTAAAATTACGGTTGTTGCTACTTTGGTTGCTAAAGAAAATAAAACAGAAATCTTAAAAAATGCATTATCAGCATTAATAGTACCATCTCGGGAAGAGGACGGTTGTATTCGTTATGATTTGCACCAATCTATCGAGAATCCTGCCAAGTTCACAGTGCTAGAGGAATATCAAAATCAAAGTGCATTGGATTATCACAACAGTCAACCCTATTTGTCTCATTTGATTAATCAGCTGGACACGTTGGCTGAGAACGTAGATATTGCAACATATTTAACCATCTCATAG
- a CDS encoding c-type cytochrome, which produces MASFCERVIPLSFLLNIWVCLPLSANESLITAGEAQGLVCKACHQLEAEGVVVVGPPLWGLADRPIASFDGFQYSDALKQQQGKWDADKLDAFIASPEDFAPGTNMLFPGIKDPGARAAIIAWLATKNPSPPDWSTPFESEPVKSPGEDILTPGENMTLVATACSACHSLHLVTQQALSQERWDELLVWMVEEQGMAEPEPSDREAILTYLSTYYGS; this is translated from the coding sequence ATGGCATCTTTCTGCGAGCGGGTCATCCCACTCTCGTTTCTTCTGAATATTTGGGTCTGTTTGCCTCTTTCGGCAAACGAATCTCTGATTACTGCTGGTGAAGCACAAGGCTTGGTCTGCAAAGCCTGTCATCAGCTGGAAGCAGAGGGTGTGGTGGTCGTCGGACCGCCGCTCTGGGGACTGGCTGATCGTCCGATCGCCAGTTTTGACGGCTTTCAATACAGTGACGCCTTAAAACAACAGCAAGGAAAATGGGACGCGGACAAGCTGGATGCCTTTATCGCCTCCCCCGAAGACTTCGCCCCCGGTACAAACATGCTTTTCCCGGGCATCAAAGACCCGGGTGCCCGCGCAGCGATCATTGCCTGGCTAGCGACTAAAAATCCCTCTCCGCCGGATTGGTCCACCCCTTTTGAAAGTGAGCCGGTCAAATCCCCAGGGGAGGACATTCTGACCCCAGGAGAAAACATGACGCTGGTGGCAACGGCCTGCTCTGCCTGCCATTCACTCCATCTCGTCACACAGCAGGCACTCAGCCAAGAACGATGGGATGAACTTTTAGTCTGGATGGTTGAGGAACAGGGAATGGCTGAGCCGGAACCCAGTGATCGGGAGGCGATACTCACCTATCTGTCGACCTATTATGGGAGCTAG